In Zea mays cultivar B73 chromosome 7, Zm-B73-REFERENCE-NAM-5.0, whole genome shotgun sequence, the following proteins share a genomic window:
- the LOC100383469 gene encoding uncharacterized protein isoform X1: MAGVDAARYAHSPAHHAVAARDHAALRRVLDALPRARRPEEIRTEADSVAEEARAEAVSAVIDRRDVPGRETPLHLAVRLCDPTAAEMLMAAGADWSLQNEQGWSALQEAICTREEALARVIVRHYQPLAWAKWCRRLPRVVAAMRRMRDFYMEITFHFESSVIPFISRIAPSDTYRVWKRGSNLRADMTLAGFDGFKIQRSDQTILFLGEGSEDGKVPPGSLCMINHKDKEIMNALEGAGTPASDAEVQQEVAAMSQTNIFRPGIDVTQALLLPQLTWRRQERTEAVGPWKAKVYEMNHVVVSVKSRRVPGAMTDEEFFSSCNDNDIESEGFDDVLTEEEKKQLEAALKMDSPDAGGEDQSDSFAGPRHSCFEPREREVPIEDMSVSGNGEGKHDKKGWFSNWGKRSQVSKSEGVKKMASPRNSLCVDDKVSDLVIESPSNVQTRPGRHSVDVVRPDDNRRIRERDSRRHVASAENGHRRKEGSKESEYKKGLRPVLWLSPNFPLRTEELLPLLDILANKVKAIRRLRDLLTTKLPPGTFPVKVAIPVVPTIRVLVTFTKFEELQPLDEFTTPPSSPDNSKSPAVQPSSSSWIQWIKAPYLQNLSTAPGPSSRVEDIQDPFAIPSNYVWTTPEEKKKKTQENKNKSKKGRSGA, translated from the exons ATGGCCGGTGTCGACGCCGCCAGGTACGCGCACAGCCCAGCACACCACGCTGTGGCGGCCCGGGACCACGCCGCGCTGCGCCGCGTGCTGGACGCGCTCCCGCGGGCGCGCCGGCCCGAGGAGATCCGGACGGAAGCGGACTCCGTCGCCGAGGAGGCCCGCGCCGAGGCCGTCTCGGCGGTCATCGACCGCCGCGACGTGCCCGGGCGGGAGACGCCGCTCCACCTCGCCGTGCGCCTCTGTGACCCCACGGCGGCCGAGATGCTCATGGCGGCCGGCGCCGACTGGAGCCTGCAGAACGAGCAGGGTTGGAGCGCCCTCCAGGAGGCCATCTGCACGCGCGAGGAGGCCCTGGCGCGCGTCATCGTGCGCCACTACCAGCCCCTCGCCTGGGCCAAGTGGTGCCGCCGACTGCCCCGCGTCGTCGCCGCCATGCGCCGGATGCGGGACTTCTACATGGAGATCACCTTCCATTTTGAGAGCTCCGTCATCCCATTCATTTCCCGCATCGCGCCCTCCGACACCTACAGGGTCTGGAAGCGTGGCTCCAACCTCCGCGCCGACATGACCCTCGCTGGTTTCGATGGCTTCAAGATCCAACGCTCCGACCAGACCATACTCTTCCTCGGGGAAGGGTCGGAGGATGGCAAGGTGCCGCCGGGTTCACTGTGCATGATCAACCACAAGGACAAGGAGATTATGAACGCGCTGGAGGGGGCaggcaccccagcctcagatgcagaAGTCCAGCAGGAGGTCGCTGCAATGTCACAGACCAACATCTTCCGTCCGGGGATTGACGTCACCCAAGCGCTGTTGCTCCCACAGCTCACTTGGCGGCGGCAGGAACGGACAGAGGCGGTTGGCCCGTGGAAGGCCAAGGTGTATGAAATGAATCATGTGGTGGTCAGTGTCAAGTCAAGGAGGGTCCCGGGGGCGATGACGGATGAAGAATTCTTTTCATCTTGCAATGACAATGATATAGAGAGTGAGGGGTTTGATGATGTTCTGACAGAGGAGGAGAAGAAGCAGTTGGAGGCTGCGCTAAAAATGGATTCTCCGGATGCCGGTGGGGAAGACCAATCTGACTCATTTGCTGGCCCTCGACATAGTTGCTTTGAGCCAAGGGAGAGGGAGGTACCCATTGAGGACATGAGTGTTTCTGGAAATGGGGAGGGTAAGCATGACAAGAAAGGTTGGTTCAGTAATTGGGGAAAGAGAAGTCAGGTTAGCAAGTCAGAGGGGGTGAAGAAGATGGCATCTCCAAGGAACTCGCTCTGTGTAGATGACAAGGTGAGTGACCTCGTCATTGAATCGCCCTCAAATGTACAAACAAGACCGGGAAGGCATTCGGTAGATGTAGTCAGACCAGATGACAACAGAAGGATCAGGGAAAGGGATAGTAGGAGACATGTTGCTTCTGCAGAGAATGGGCATAGGCGCAAAGAAGGTTCCAAAGAAAGTGAGTACAAAAAAGGCCTAAGGCCTGTTCTCTGGCTCTCTCCAAATTTCCCTCTTCGGACTGAGGAGCTGCTGCCATTGCTTGATATTCTTGCAAACAAAGTGAAGGCAATTCGTCGTTTGAGGGATCTACTTACAACAAAACTCCCTCCAGGCACATTTCCTGTCAAG GTCGCTATTCCAGTCGTGCCTACAATCAGAGTGCTTGTGACATTCACAAAATTTGAAGAGCTACAGCCGCTAGATGAGTTCACCACACCACCCTCAAGTCCTGACAACAGCAAGAGCCCAGCAGTGCAGCCTTCTTCAAGTTCCTGGATTCAGTGGATCAAGGCGCCCTACCTCCAGAACTTGTCGACGGCACCTGGCCCAAGCAGCCGCGTGGAGGACATCCAGGACCCATTCGCCATTCCTTCCAATTACGTGTGGACAACACctgaagagaagaaaaagaagacacAAGAAAACAAGAACAAGTCGAAGAAAGGCAGGAGCGGCGCATAG